The nucleotide window GCTTCAGGGTCGATTTCTTTTTGAAAATCTGATCCTATACTTTCCCTTACTTTGATATTGGCATCTAACCAGTTTTTATCCAGATTACCGCCAGAGAAATGCTGAATCAGAATATCGTTAACTACATAATTCTGTTTTTTTTTAGAAACTCTCAAACTAAAATCAAGATCATAGCCGTGGAAGCCTTTCAGCAGATTTTCGTTGAATTTAAACTGATTAAATATTTCTTTTTTAATTCCCAGAAAAACGCCGTCAACTGCAAAGACTTTATTTCTGTTTTCCTTTGTTGTTTGAATAGGAAAATACAATGTGTTCTCTTTATTTCCCTGTAAAATATTGACAGAATTATATTTCTCTGTAACGGTCCAGCTTGATGGAGCAGAGGGAACATAAGATGACCCTGCCAGTCCTATAATTCCCGTATTTTTCTGGTTTAAATGATTTATGAGCGTATTGCCCCAATCTTCATTTTTGAATAAAATGTCTTCATGGATGAAAAGCAAATAATCAAAACCGGCTTTTTCTGCACCTTTGTTATAAGCTTCACAAATTCCCATCAATCCAGGATTGTCTATTTTAATGATTTCATAAGACACTCCAATTGTTTCCGCAATGTTTTTTTCCAGTGCAGAAAAATAGTCAGGAAGGTATGATGAGATTATGATGGAGATCATTTAATTAATTTATAAGATCATCAATAATTTGGAAAATCTCGGATGTAAGCTTGCCTTCAGAATATTCTTTTTCCAATCTGTTGTGAATCTTCAACCCATAGTTTTCTCTTAATTCCTTGTTTTGTAAAAGTTTTACTATTTCTGAGGCCATGACATCAAGATCAAGGTAAGGGGCTAAAACTCCAAAACCGTTTTCAAGAAATTCTACCGCACCTCCACTATTTTCAAATGCAACAATGGGTTTCTTAAGCTTAGCGGCAGTAAGCATTACCAAAGGGAATGGATCTTCTCTGGATAACAGTAAAAAAATATCAAATATATTTATGTAATCATTCGGGAACTTGTTATGATCTACATATATAATTTTATCCAGAACCCCCAACTTCTCTGCATCTAATTTTGAACATTTTACCGGACCAATGCTTGAAGAACCTCCCAGATTAATGAATTTAAAATTAATATCTGTTTTATCTGCGATTTTTTTGACAAGAAGCGGCACTAAATCCGTTCCCTTTCTTAATTCCTGAGAACTTGCTATTCCCATAATAATGTCCGATTCCGCAATGTTTAATTCTTTCTTTATTTGAATCTGATTTTTTTGAATCTCAAGTTTTTCATCAACAAATGAATGGATTGCTTTTACTTTTTTAGGATCTGCATTATATCTATTAATAAGGTTATTGGCTACAGCATTAGACCCTGCAATAATTGTTGAAACATTTGATATGTTTTCTTTGATAAAATCTGGTGAATATGCGCTTTCAATTCCAAAAGTAAGCTCATGGATTGCAACAACGGTAGGAATGTTTTTTTTATAAAAAGGTATTGTCCAGATTAATGTTTCTGCAGTGTTTGCATAAACCAGATCATAGTTATTCTGAAGAAGTCTTCCTGTTATTTTTTCAATCTGTTCTTCTTTGCTTTCTGTTTTTGGGAAAAAAGCATTCTGAATTTTTTTGAAATTTCGGTTTACAAACGATAAAGATTGGTTGTAATAGTTGGCAACAATGATTTTATTATCAGAAAGTTTAGCAAAATCTTCATAAAGCTGACCTGGTCTTAGTAATAAAACATCAACTTTATAGTTTTTCCTTTCTTGTCTAAGCTTTTTCAAGACACTTAAAACAAGAATTGGAGCTCCTGATAAGGATGCTTCGTGGGATATTAATAATATTTTTTTTGTTTCACTCATTTTGTAAAGATTCTGAGATTAAATATTGACTATTTTTAATAATAGTATTTGATGGAACAGACTTGTGTATTACACATCCTGCTCCAATAATACAATTGTCGCCGATTTCAACACCTTTTAATATAACAGTGTTACTTCCAATCCAACAGTTTTTTCCGATTGTTATTGCACCTGTTTTAAATGCTGTTTTATCAACAAAAAAATCAGCATTAAATCCGTATTTATGATTATGATCGTATAATTTTACTCCTTCACCAAATATTGTATTATCTCCAATAGTAATTGTATCAATACAGTTCACAGAAGAATAATTGTTGAAGAAAACTCCGTTCCCAATAATGAGATTTGCTCCGGGCAGAACCGAAATATTGCAATAGTCTCTTACAAAAAAGGTTTCACCAATTGTAATATTTCCAAATTTACCTTCATTTCCTTTGAAAATAGTTACATCCTTAGGGGCAAAAGTATGATGAATATTAATGTTGGGCAATGCTGTAAAACGCCACCACATTTTCTTTTTCTCAAGTTCTCCAAAATTGCTGACAATAGTGAAGATTTTTTTATGAAGGTAATTTTTTATCTTTTTGAACATCAGATTGTATTTATTTTTTTAGTTCTTTAGCCTCAATTTTTTTAAGAATTTAGTTTGTAACATTTTTAAAAGGTAATTTAAGCTAATATTTTTCTCTAAATAGTTATAATCCTTTATTTTTATTTCTAATGCTCTTTTTTCTTCGAAAGGTCTTAAAAGTGCTTGTTGGCAAGTGATGTATTGCGTTTTCAGGTTATCGAAAACATCTTTATTATTTTTAAAATGCTGTAATAAAAACTTCAGAGAGAACATTGTGTTTACAATCTGGTCAACTGTATTTTGTGTACTCCATATCCCGCTTC belongs to Chryseobacterium gleum and includes:
- a CDS encoding glycosyltransferase, with the translated sequence MISIIISSYLPDYFSALEKNIAETIGVSYEIIKIDNPGLMGICEAYNKGAEKAGFDYLLFIHEDILFKNEDWGNTLINHLNQKNTGIIGLAGSSYVPSAPSSWTVTEKYNSVNILQGNKENTLYFPIQTTKENRNKVFAVDGVFLGIKKEIFNQFKFNENLLKGFHGYDLDFSLRVSKKKQNYVVNDILIQHFSGGNLDKNWLDANIKVRESIGSDFQKEIDPEAEKKIFIGFLHNFFKYYPVNKKNIFLTLKFYPRKLNFNEHLEIAKKYYAYIRYAGSINKKHNTKN
- a CDS encoding glycosyltransferase family 4 protein, giving the protein MSETKKILLISHEASLSGAPILVLSVLKKLRQERKNYKVDVLLLRPGQLYEDFAKLSDNKIIVANYYNQSLSFVNRNFKKIQNAFFPKTESKEEQIEKITGRLLQNNYDLVYANTAETLIWTIPFYKKNIPTVVAIHELTFGIESAYSPDFIKENISNVSTIIAGSNAVANNLINRYNADPKKVKAIHSFVDEKLEIQKNQIQIKKELNIAESDIIMGIASSQELRKGTDLVPLLVKKIADKTDINFKFINLGGSSSIGPVKCSKLDAEKLGVLDKIIYVDHNKFPNDYINIFDIFLLLSREDPFPLVMLTAAKLKKPIVAFENSGGAVEFLENGFGVLAPYLDLDVMASEIVKLLQNKELRENYGLKIHNRLEKEYSEGKLTSEIFQIIDDLIN
- a CDS encoding acyltransferase encodes the protein MFKKIKNYLHKKIFTIVSNFGELEKKKMWWRFTALPNINIHHTFAPKDVTIFKGNEGKFGNITIGETFFVRDYCNISVLPGANLIIGNGVFFNNYSSVNCIDTITIGDNTIFGEGVKLYDHNHKYGFNADFFVDKTAFKTGAITIGKNCWIGSNTVILKGVEIGDNCIIGAGCVIHKSVPSNTIIKNSQYLISESLQNE